In Bacillus toyonensis BCT-7112, a single window of DNA contains:
- a CDS encoding ABC transporter permease — translation MSIESLWSSRFQQHIQNIITYFARMINGLLYSFIFISCVGAYYYAQFLKASPSKGISLILITTVLTFIIMRCPIRTFIQKPDAVYLLTLEEKLTSYFKKSLLYNYIIQIFPLLFTFLILVPLAMQSLQLTVPFLCTIFIVLMITKAWNMYIYWMWRDSHEKNIWFIIRIACNALIIYMLFYSAHVLILGGLLLLLAFLLLYTKKQPTKRIPWDYIIEQEEKMNVRFYQFASIFTDVPQLNKQVNKRKWLTNWIEPLLHKKRATFFYLHTLAFLRGNDYFGIYIRLGLIGAFALYFIPNTYVKGAIAYIVLYMISMQLRSLWKYFSGNIIVALYPIDTEKRMNQFLRLIFILLSIQLIVFSSVILIATGQLLHTLIIMIIGVIWIKFIIVPKTKQRVSSF, via the coding sequence ATGTCAATCGAATCACTATGGAGCAGTCGCTTCCAACAACACATTCAAAATATCATTACATACTTTGCACGTATGATTAACGGTTTATTATATAGCTTTATCTTTATTTCATGCGTTGGCGCATATTATTATGCTCAGTTTCTAAAAGCATCTCCTTCTAAAGGAATATCTCTCATACTCATAACGACCGTTCTTACATTTATTATAATGAGATGTCCCATTCGCACCTTTATTCAAAAACCTGATGCTGTCTATTTGCTTACATTAGAAGAGAAACTAACATCTTATTTTAAAAAATCTCTTCTATATAATTACATCATTCAGATTTTCCCATTATTATTTACGTTCCTTATTCTCGTTCCGCTTGCTATGCAATCATTACAATTAACTGTACCGTTCTTATGTACAATCTTTATCGTTTTAATGATTACGAAAGCTTGGAACATGTACATATATTGGATGTGGCGTGATAGCCATGAAAAAAACATATGGTTCATTATTCGTATTGCTTGTAACGCCCTAATCATTTACATGCTATTTTACTCGGCACATGTTCTCATATTAGGTGGATTGCTCTTACTACTTGCTTTCCTACTTCTATATACGAAAAAACAGCCTACAAAACGAATACCGTGGGATTACATAATTGAACAAGAAGAAAAAATGAACGTTCGTTTCTATCAATTTGCTAGCATCTTCACCGATGTTCCGCAACTTAATAAGCAAGTAAACAAAAGAAAATGGCTTACAAATTGGATTGAACCTTTATTACATAAAAAACGAGCAACTTTCTTCTATTTACATACACTAGCATTTTTACGCGGGAATGATTATTTCGGTATATATATTCGCTTAGGGCTGATTGGTGCCTTCGCCTTATATTTTATACCAAACACATACGTAAAAGGCGCTATCGCATATATCGTCCTATATATGATTTCTATGCAGCTTCGTTCCCTTTGGAAATATTTTTCGGGAAATATTATTGTAGCATTGTATCCGATTGATACTGAAAAACGAATGAATCAATTTCTTCGCTTAATCTTTATATTGCTAAGCATTCAACTCATTGTATTTTCGAGTGTTATACTCATTGCTACAGGTCAATTACTACATACCTTAATTATTATGATAATCGGGGTAATCTGGATCAAATTTATTATTGTACCAAAAACGAAGCAGCGTGTTTCTTCGTTT
- the racE gene encoding glutamate racemase, whose amino-acid sequence MSVCHKHSVIGVLDSGVGGLTVASEIIRQLPKESIYYIGDNERCPYGPRSVEEVQSFVFEVVEFLKQFPLKALVVACNTAAAAALTALQEALSIPVIGVIHPGARAAIKVTKKGEIGVIGTVGTIQSNMYEKALHELDTYLEVHSHACPTLATVAENQLEDTAYVTQQVKQALLPLTKEDIDTLILGCTHYPLLESYIKKELGEDVTIISSAEETAIELSTILQHKGILSDNLNPKHRFFTTGSVLSFEHIAELWLGYEISVECVNLPMEKQLVK is encoded by the coding sequence ATGTCTGTATGTCATAAACATTCAGTAATAGGTGTGCTAGATTCGGGAGTTGGGGGATTAACAGTTGCGAGTGAAATTATAAGACAATTGCCTAAAGAGAGCATTTATTATATTGGTGATAATGAGCGTTGTCCGTATGGGCCAAGAAGTGTAGAAGAGGTACAATCTTTCGTATTTGAAGTGGTTGAGTTCCTCAAACAGTTTCCGTTAAAAGCGCTAGTGGTAGCATGTAATACTGCTGCAGCTGCTGCATTGACTGCGCTGCAAGAAGCACTGTCTATTCCGGTTATTGGCGTTATACATCCGGGAGCAAGAGCGGCAATTAAAGTGACAAAGAAAGGGGAAATCGGAGTAATTGGAACTGTAGGTACGATACAGTCTAATATGTACGAAAAAGCATTACACGAGCTTGATACATATTTGGAAGTGCATAGTCACGCGTGCCCGACTTTAGCTACAGTTGCAGAAAATCAATTAGAAGATACAGCATATGTAACGCAGCAAGTGAAACAAGCTTTACTGCCATTAACGAAAGAAGATATAGATACGTTAATTCTTGGGTGTACGCATTATCCACTTTTAGAGTCCTATATAAAAAAGGAACTAGGAGAAGATGTAACGATTATTAGTTCTGCAGAAGAAACAGCGATAGAATTAAGCACAATTTTACAGCACAAAGGAATCCTGTCTGACAATTTGAATCCGAAGCATCGATTTTTTACAACAGGCTCTGTTTTATCATTTGAACATATTGCTGAGCTTTGGCTAGGATATGAAATTTCTGTAGAATGTGTGAATTTACCTATGGAAAAACAACTCGTGAAATAA
- a CDS encoding ABC transporter ATP-binding protein, whose amino-acid sequence MFSVLLKLRWFFKEHWKRYSIAIGALLIVNIVEVIPPKVLGVTIDNIKTGTLTNAAIMESILILIGVTIVGYGLTFVWQHQLFGGAFVLEKTMRSKFMGHLLKMTPTFYQKNRTGDLMARATNDLKAIAMTAGFGILTLVDSSLYMLTIVFMMGFTISWELTLAALIPLPIMAYAMNIYGKKLHERFTVAQDAFGDMNDKVLESIAGVRVIRAYVQENADQERFHHLGDDVYEKNMKVARIDALFQPTVKMLVGLSYLIGLVYGAYLVFQSKVTLGELVSFNVYLGMMIWPMFAIGELINVMQRGNASLDRVNETLAYEPDVKNPKNPKLVQDPDYIQFDEVSFSYPSSAEENLKKVSFTLKQGETLGVVGKTGSGKTTLVRQLLRQYPLGEGDIAVSDVTLDKMTSDNVLGWIGYVPQEHILFSKTARENILFGNREATEEELEKAIEIAAFTKDLEFLPEGLETLVGEKGVSLSGGQKQRISIARAVIQNPEILILDDSLSAVDARTEAAIIENIRTERSGKTTIITTHRLSAVQHADWILVMDDGEVMEEGTHDQLLRNGGWYAEQFERQQGENESADSGVKI is encoded by the coding sequence TTGTTTTCAGTATTACTAAAGTTAAGATGGTTTTTTAAAGAGCATTGGAAGAGATATAGTATCGCAATTGGTGCGCTTTTAATTGTAAATATAGTTGAAGTCATTCCCCCAAAAGTACTAGGGGTTACGATTGATAATATAAAAACAGGAACGTTAACGAATGCAGCAATTATGGAGTCTATTCTTATTTTAATAGGAGTTACGATAGTTGGATATGGCCTTACTTTTGTTTGGCAGCATCAATTATTTGGAGGTGCGTTCGTACTTGAGAAGACGATGCGCTCGAAATTTATGGGGCATTTACTCAAGATGACACCGACGTTTTATCAAAAAAATCGTACTGGCGATTTAATGGCGAGAGCAACAAACGATTTAAAAGCAATCGCTATGACAGCTGGTTTTGGTATATTAACGCTTGTAGATTCTAGTTTATATATGCTTACAATCGTTTTTATGATGGGATTTACAATAAGTTGGGAGCTTACATTAGCGGCCCTTATACCGCTGCCAATTATGGCATATGCGATGAATATATATGGAAAGAAATTGCATGAAAGGTTTACAGTTGCGCAAGATGCGTTCGGTGATATGAATGATAAAGTACTTGAATCAATTGCTGGCGTGCGCGTGATTCGTGCATACGTACAAGAGAACGCAGATCAGGAAAGATTTCATCATTTAGGAGATGACGTCTACGAAAAGAATATGAAGGTAGCAAGAATCGATGCGTTATTCCAACCAACTGTGAAAATGCTTGTCGGTCTTAGTTATTTAATTGGTTTAGTGTACGGTGCATACCTTGTATTTCAATCAAAGGTGACACTTGGCGAACTAGTTTCCTTTAACGTGTATTTAGGGATGATGATTTGGCCGATGTTTGCAATTGGCGAATTAATTAATGTTATGCAAAGAGGAAATGCTTCGTTAGATCGTGTGAATGAAACGTTAGCATATGAACCAGATGTAAAGAATCCGAAAAATCCAAAGCTTGTACAAGATCCTGATTATATTCAGTTTGATGAAGTTTCTTTTTCCTATCCTTCATCAGCTGAAGAAAATTTAAAAAAGGTTTCTTTTACATTAAAACAAGGAGAAACGCTAGGGGTTGTCGGAAAAACAGGAAGCGGAAAAACGACGCTCGTACGTCAGCTTCTTCGTCAATATCCGCTTGGAGAAGGGGATATTGCAGTTTCTGATGTGACATTAGATAAAATGACGAGTGATAATGTACTCGGGTGGATTGGATATGTACCTCAGGAGCACATTTTATTCTCAAAAACAGCGAGGGAAAATATTTTATTCGGAAACAGGGAAGCGACTGAAGAAGAGCTCGAGAAAGCCATTGAAATTGCTGCGTTTACAAAAGACTTAGAGTTTTTACCAGAAGGATTAGAAACGCTCGTTGGAGAGAAAGGTGTTTCGTTATCAGGAGGGCAAAAGCAAAGGATTTCGATTGCGAGAGCGGTTATTCAAAATCCAGAAATATTAATTTTGGACGATTCGTTATCAGCTGTCGATGCTCGTACGGAAGCGGCGATCATTGAAAATATAAGAACGGAAAGAAGCGGAAAGACGACGATTATTACGACGCACCGTTTATCTGCCGTACAACATGCAGATTGGATTCTCGTTATGGATGACGGCGAAGTTATGGAAGAAGGCACGCATGACCAGTTACTTCGAAACGGAGGCTGGTATGCTGAGCAGTTTGAAAGACAACAAGGTGAAAATGAGAGTGCGGATAGTGGGGTGAAAATATGA
- a CDS encoding amino acid permease: MQQKKWGFWVLTAFVVGNMVGAGIFMVPSTLAQTASPLGVTLAWLTTGFGVLMLALVFGNLAIRRPDLTTGPQSHAYALFSTPKKKKMAGFSMVWGYWVANWASNVAIITSFAGYLSLFFPIMKDTRLLFSIGSFNIEVGKLITFTICSILLWGTHIILTNGVSGAGKLNFLATTTKVTGFLLFIVVTLFAFEASKFGQWYTPMIDKSGVSHGLLSQVNLAALTTLWAFIGIESAVLLSNRAVSPKTVKRATVAGLLITVAIYLGITILTMGVLHVDTLQASERPLADALNAAMGHGGGKLMALLALTSLFGSILGWILLSSEVPYQAAKEGFFPSFFTKTNKKGSPIYSLRLTNIMSQVFLFSTLSGTIAEAYTFVITVSTLAYLIPYLVSPIFQLKLVATGETYKNEMRARITDGIVAVIALCYALWVIKTGASDIKTFLLGIGLFVIGFAFYPLMNRDQKKNNEKKNGQVA; this comes from the coding sequence ATGCAACAAAAAAAATGGGGCTTTTGGGTACTAACAGCTTTCGTTGTCGGTAATATGGTTGGCGCTGGGATTTTCATGGTGCCAAGTACGTTGGCACAAACAGCAAGCCCACTCGGTGTCACTTTAGCTTGGTTAACAACAGGGTTTGGTGTTTTAATGCTAGCTCTTGTTTTTGGTAATTTAGCAATTCGTCGTCCTGATTTAACGACAGGACCACAAAGTCATGCATATGCTTTATTCTCAACACCAAAAAAGAAAAAAATGGCTGGTTTCAGTATGGTATGGGGATATTGGGTTGCAAACTGGGCAAGTAACGTTGCCATCATTACATCTTTCGCGGGATATTTATCACTTTTCTTCCCAATTATGAAAGATACGCGACTACTATTTTCAATCGGTTCGTTTAACATAGAAGTCGGAAAACTAATTACATTTACGATTTGTTCCATCTTACTTTGGGGAACTCATATTATATTAACTAATGGTGTAAGCGGAGCTGGAAAGCTAAACTTCTTAGCAACAACAACGAAAGTGACTGGATTCCTTTTATTTATCGTCGTTACGTTATTTGCATTCGAAGCTTCTAAGTTTGGACAATGGTACACACCGATGATCGATAAATCAGGTGTATCACACGGTCTTCTTTCACAAGTAAATTTAGCCGCTCTTACAACGCTTTGGGCGTTTATCGGAATTGAATCAGCCGTTCTTTTATCAAACCGGGCTGTTTCTCCAAAAACGGTAAAACGGGCAACAGTTGCGGGATTACTTATTACAGTTGCAATTTACTTAGGAATTACAATTTTAACAATGGGTGTCCTTCACGTTGATACATTACAAGCTTCTGAACGTCCGTTAGCAGATGCACTAAATGCTGCAATGGGTCATGGCGGCGGGAAACTGATGGCATTACTTGCTCTTACTTCCCTATTCGGTTCTATCTTAGGCTGGATTTTATTAAGCTCAGAAGTACCGTATCAAGCAGCAAAAGAAGGTTTCTTCCCTTCCTTCTTCACAAAAACAAATAAAAAAGGAAGTCCAATTTACTCATTACGATTAACAAACATTATGTCGCAAGTATTCTTATTCTCAACATTATCAGGAACTATTGCGGAAGCTTATACATTCGTTATTACCGTATCAACACTGGCCTACCTCATTCCATATCTCGTTTCACCGATCTTCCAGTTAAAATTAGTCGCAACTGGTGAAACATATAAAAATGAAATGCGGGCAAGAATTACAGATGGTATAGTCGCAGTGATCGCACTTTGCTACGCACTATGGGTTATTAAAACCGGTGCATCCGATATAAAAACGTTCCTTCTCGGAATTGGTTTATTCGTAATTGGATTTGCTTTCTATCCATTAATGAATCGTGATCAGAAAAAAAATAACGAAAAGAAAAACGGGCAAGTTGCATAA
- the gapN gene encoding NADP-dependent glyceraldehyde-3-phosphate dehydrogenase, translated as MTTSNTYKFYLNGEWRESSSGQTIDIPSPYLHEVIGQVQAITRGEVDEAIASAKEAQKSWAEASLQDRAKYLYKWADELVNMQDEIADIIMKEVGKGYKDAKKEVVRTADFIRYTIEEALHMHGESMMGDSFPGGTKSKLAIIQRAPLGVVLAIAPFNYPVNLSAAKLAPALIMGNAVIFKPATQGAISGIKMVEALHKAGLPKGLVNVATGRGSVIGDYLVEHEGINMVSFTGGTNTGKHLAKKASMIPLVLELGGKDPGIVREDADLQDAANHIVSGAFSYSGQRCTAIKRVLVHENVADELVELVKAQVAKLSVGSPEQDSTIVPLIDDKSADFVQGLVDDAVEKGATIVIGNKRERNLIYPTLIDHVTEEMKVAWEEPFGPILPIIRVSSDEQAIEIANKSEFGLQASVFTKDINKAFAIANKIETGSVQINGRTERGPDHFPFIGVKGSGMGAQGIRKSLESMTREKVTVLNLV; from the coding sequence ATGACAACTAGCAATACGTACAAATTTTATTTAAACGGAGAATGGAGAGAAAGCTCTTCAGGACAAACAATCGACATTCCATCTCCATACTTACACGAAGTAATTGGTCAAGTACAAGCAATTACTCGCGGAGAAGTAGATGAAGCAATTGCATCTGCAAAAGAAGCTCAAAAATCATGGGCTGAAGCTTCTCTACAAGATCGCGCAAAATATTTATATAAATGGGCTGATGAGCTCGTAAATATGCAAGATGAAATTGCCGATATTATTATGAAAGAAGTCGGTAAAGGATATAAAGATGCGAAGAAAGAAGTTGTTCGTACAGCTGATTTCATTCGTTACACAATTGAAGAAGCTCTACATATGCACGGAGAAAGCATGATGGGCGATAGCTTCCCTGGCGGAACAAAATCAAAACTTGCGATTATCCAACGTGCACCACTTGGTGTTGTATTAGCAATCGCACCGTTTAACTACCCAGTAAACTTATCTGCTGCAAAACTTGCACCAGCATTAATTATGGGTAACGCTGTTATTTTCAAACCAGCAACTCAAGGTGCAATTAGCGGTATTAAAATGGTTGAAGCACTTCATAAAGCTGGCCTTCCAAAAGGTCTTGTAAACGTAGCTACAGGACGCGGTTCTGTAATTGGTGACTACTTAGTAGAACACGAAGGTATCAATATGGTATCGTTCACAGGTGGTACAAACACAGGTAAACATTTAGCGAAAAAAGCTTCAATGATTCCACTTGTACTAGAACTTGGTGGGAAAGACCCTGGTATCGTTCGTGAAGATGCTGACTTACAAGATGCTGCAAACCATATCGTAAGCGGTGCATTCTCTTACTCTGGTCAACGTTGTACAGCTATTAAACGTGTACTTGTACACGAAAACGTAGCGGACGAGCTTGTTGAATTAGTAAAAGCGCAAGTAGCTAAACTATCAGTTGGATCTCCAGAACAAGACAGCACAATCGTTCCATTAATTGACGATAAATCTGCTGACTTCGTTCAAGGCTTAGTTGACGACGCTGTAGAAAAAGGTGCTACGATCGTTATCGGTAACAAACGTGAGCGTAACTTAATTTACCCAACATTAATCGACCACGTAACTGAAGAAATGAAAGTTGCTTGGGAAGAGCCATTCGGCCCAATCCTTCCAATCATCCGCGTTTCTTCAGATGAGCAAGCAATTGAAATTGCTAACAAATCAGAGTTCGGCTTACAAGCAAGTGTCTTCACAAAAGACATTAACAAAGCATTTGCAATTGCTAACAAAATCGAAACTGGTTCTGTTCAAATTAACGGACGCACAGAGCGCGGCCCTGACCACTTCCCATTCATCGGTGTAAAAGGTTCAGGTATGGGCGCACAAGGTATTCGTAAGAGCCTTGAGTCTATGACACGTGAAAAAGTAACTGTATTGAACTTAGTTTAA
- a CDS encoding ABC transporter ATP-binding protein — MSVSKRLFQYAMKVKGTIFAAMAMLFIFVIAELAGPFVAKTMIDDHIVAIEKSWYETEKSEDAVAYNGAYYKRSDRFEQGEKKGKEVRVMQVGFQYYFVPNKVNIEGSRSVKGDMITIQNGKAVQVYKAKALTKEEVFAFYKPEINPLLLLGGGYFALLVIVSLFAYGKQFFLQKAANKIIQIMREDVFSHIQTLPIRYFDHLPAGKIVSRVTNDTEAIRDLYVTVLATFVSSFIYIIGIFAALFLLDVKLASFCLLIIPILIVWAILYRKYASVYNHKMRSRLSDINGTVNESIQGMPIIQTFRQERETKKEFEELNGDYFKYQNKILNLNAATSHNLVSVLRNIAFTGVIWYFGGASLSASGIISLGILYAFVDYLTRLFSPITNMVNQLANLEQSRVASERVFELLEEKGEAVEEERMPRLQGNVKFDNVSFSYNGKDEVLKNISFEAKQGETVALVGHTGSGKSSIMNVLFQFYEFEKGKLTIDGHDVKEMPKQATREHMGIVLQDPFLFSGTVASNVSLENEKISKDRIVKALRDVGAERFANNINEEITEKGSTLSTGERQLISFARALAFDPAILILDEATSSIDTETEAMIQQALEVVKKGRTTFIIAHRLSTIKSADQIIVLDRGTILEKGSHDELMKKRGRYYDMYKTQMEGNQSA, encoded by the coding sequence ATGAGTGTTTCAAAACGATTGTTTCAATATGCGATGAAAGTAAAAGGGACGATTTTTGCAGCGATGGCGATGTTATTTATTTTCGTTATCGCTGAGCTTGCCGGTCCGTTCGTCGCTAAAACGATGATTGACGATCATATCGTCGCGATAGAAAAATCTTGGTATGAGACAGAAAAGAGTGAAGATGCTGTTGCATATAATGGCGCCTATTATAAGCGAAGTGATCGCTTTGAACAAGGTGAAAAAAAAGGAAAAGAAGTACGCGTGATGCAAGTCGGTTTTCAATATTACTTTGTACCAAATAAAGTAAATATTGAAGGGTCACGTTCTGTGAAAGGGGATATGATTACCATTCAAAATGGTAAGGCGGTGCAAGTGTATAAAGCGAAAGCATTAACGAAGGAAGAAGTGTTTGCGTTTTATAAGCCAGAAATAAACCCCCTACTGTTACTTGGTGGAGGCTATTTTGCTCTATTAGTAATTGTGTCATTATTTGCATATGGAAAGCAGTTTTTCTTACAGAAGGCAGCAAACAAAATTATTCAAATTATGAGGGAAGACGTCTTCTCTCATATTCAAACGTTACCGATTAGATACTTTGATCATTTACCAGCAGGGAAAATCGTTTCGCGTGTAACGAATGATACAGAGGCGATTCGGGATTTATACGTAACAGTGCTTGCGACATTCGTCTCTAGTTTCATTTATATTATCGGGATATTTGCAGCGCTATTTTTACTCGATGTGAAACTTGCGTCGTTCTGTTTATTAATTATCCCGATTTTAATTGTTTGGGCGATTTTATATAGAAAGTATGCATCTGTATACAATCATAAAATGCGTTCACGTTTATCCGATATTAACGGTACAGTGAATGAATCGATTCAAGGGATGCCAATTATTCAAACGTTCCGTCAAGAGCGTGAAACGAAAAAAGAGTTTGAAGAATTAAATGGCGATTATTTTAAGTATCAAAATAAAATTTTAAATTTAAATGCAGCAACTTCGCATAACTTAGTGTCTGTATTACGAAATATCGCTTTCACAGGTGTGATTTGGTATTTCGGGGGAGCTTCATTAAGTGCTTCAGGCATCATTTCTCTAGGGATACTGTATGCGTTCGTCGATTATTTAACGAGATTGTTCTCACCAATTACAAATATGGTAAATCAGCTTGCTAACTTAGAACAATCGCGCGTTGCATCAGAGCGTGTCTTCGAATTGCTAGAGGAAAAGGGAGAGGCAGTGGAAGAAGAGCGCATGCCTCGCTTACAAGGAAATGTGAAGTTTGATAATGTTTCGTTTTCTTATAATGGAAAAGATGAAGTGCTAAAAAATATTTCTTTTGAAGCGAAACAAGGCGAGACAGTAGCACTTGTCGGTCATACTGGATCAGGAAAAAGTTCCATTATGAATGTACTCTTTCAATTTTATGAGTTTGAAAAAGGGAAGCTTACGATAGACGGTCACGATGTAAAAGAAATGCCGAAACAAGCAACTCGTGAGCATATGGGAATCGTATTACAAGATCCGTTTTTATTTAGCGGGACGGTCGCTTCCAATGTAAGCTTAGAGAACGAAAAAATTTCAAAAGATCGCATCGTAAAAGCATTACGTGATGTGGGTGCGGAAAGGTTTGCGAACAATATAAACGAAGAAATTACGGAGAAAGGAAGTACACTTTCAACCGGAGAACGCCAGCTTATATCGTTTGCTAGGGCACTCGCTTTTGATCCAGCCATTTTAATTTTAGATGAAGCAACATCTAGTATTGATACAGAGACAGAGGCAATGATTCAACAAGCGCTAGAAGTTGTGAAAAAAGGGAGAACGACGTTTATTATTGCTCACCGTCTTTCAACAATTAAAAGTGCGGATCAAATTATTGTACTCGATAGAGGAACAATCTTAGAAAAAGGCTCTCATGATGAATTGATGAAAAAGCGTGGGCGTTATTACGATATGTACAAAACGCAAATGGAAGGAAACCAGAGCGCTTAA
- a CDS encoding amino acid ABC transporter substrate-binding protein, which yields MKKLFSVLAVTTLAIGIVAGCGKEEKKDTASQDALQKIKQSGELVIGTEGTYPPFTFHDSSNKLTGFDVELAEEVAKRLGVKPVFKETQWDSLLAGLDAKRFDMVANEVGIREDRQKKYDFSKPYVSSSAVLVIAKDKDKPATFADVKGLKAAQSLTSNYADIAKKNGAEITNVEGFSQAAELLNTGRVDFTINDKLSVLNYLETKKDAKIKIVDTEKEASQSGFLFRKGSDKLVQEVDKALEDMKKDGTYDKIAKKWFGENVSK from the coding sequence ATGAAAAAATTATTTTCAGTGCTTGCAGTAACTACATTAGCGATCGGGATTGTAGCCGGCTGCGGTAAAGAAGAGAAAAAAGATACAGCTAGTCAAGACGCATTACAAAAGATTAAACAAAGCGGTGAACTTGTAATTGGTACAGAAGGTACATACCCACCATTTACGTTCCACGATTCAAGCAATAAATTAACTGGATTTGACGTTGAATTAGCAGAAGAAGTTGCAAAACGTTTAGGTGTAAAACCTGTATTTAAAGAAACACAATGGGATAGCTTACTTGCTGGTTTAGATGCGAAGCGTTTCGATATGGTTGCGAACGAAGTTGGTATTCGTGAAGATCGTCAAAAGAAATATGATTTCTCTAAACCATACGTTTCATCTTCAGCAGTATTAGTTATTGCAAAAGATAAAGATAAACCTGCTACATTTGCTGATGTAAAAGGGTTAAAAGCAGCGCAATCTTTAACAAGTAACTATGCAGATATTGCTAAGAAAAATGGTGCGGAAATTACTAACGTAGAAGGCTTTAGCCAAGCGGCAGAATTGTTAAACACTGGCCGTGTTGATTTCACAATTAATGATAAGTTATCAGTATTAAACTACTTAGAAACGAAAAAAGATGCAAAAATTAAAATTGTAGATACAGAAAAAGAAGCTTCACAAAGTGGATTCTTATTCCGTAAAGGTAGCGATAAGCTTGTACAAGAAGTTGATAAAGCGTTAGAAGATATGAAAAAAGATGGTACGTACGACAAAATAGCGAAAAAATGGTTCGGTGAAAATGTATCTAAGTAG
- a CDS encoding amino acid ABC transporter permease: protein MYLSSALVSDRLSTWIDIMQSSFMPMLKEAVFTTIPLTLITFIIGIILATLTALARISGSRILQWIARIYVSIIRGTPLLVQLFIIFYGLPTLNIEVEPYTAAVIGFSLNVGAYASEIIRASILSIPKGQWEAAYTIGMTYPQALKRVILPQATRVSIPPLSNTFISLVKDTSLASLILVTEMFRKAQEIAAMNYEFLIVYFEAGLIYWVICFLLSIVQQMLEKRSERYTLK from the coding sequence ATGTATCTAAGTAGTGCATTGGTTTCAGATCGATTGTCTACTTGGATAGATATTATGCAGTCTTCCTTCATGCCTATGCTGAAGGAAGCTGTCTTTACGACAATTCCATTAACGCTTATTACATTCATTATCGGAATTATACTGGCGACGTTAACAGCGCTCGCGCGTATTTCAGGTAGTCGTATTTTACAATGGATTGCTCGTATCTATGTATCTATCATTCGCGGAACGCCACTTCTTGTACAGTTATTTATTATTTTCTATGGTCTTCCAACTCTTAATATTGAAGTTGAGCCGTATACAGCAGCAGTTATTGGATTTTCATTAAATGTTGGTGCGTATGCATCTGAAATTATTCGTGCTTCTATCCTTTCAATTCCGAAAGGACAGTGGGAAGCAGCTTATACAATTGGGATGACATATCCACAAGCATTAAAACGTGTTATTTTACCGCAAGCAACGCGCGTATCAATTCCGCCGCTTTCGAATACATTTATTAGCTTAGTGAAGGATACTTCATTAGCATCGTTAATTTTAGTAACAGAAATGTTCCGAAAAGCGCAGGAAATTGCGGCAATGAACTATGAGTTTTTAATTGTTTATTTTGAAGCAGGTCTTATTTATTGGGTTATTTGTTTCTTATTATCAATCGTACAACAGATGTTAGAAAAGCGTTCAGAACGCTACACATTAAAATAA